The window TTGATTAAGCGGACTATAATTACACAACTAGCTGCATAAAGCATGCATGTGAATGATTTATTCGATTCGACAAGAGATTGTTACTACCACTTCAAAGTAAAATCAATTGATGCAAAAACAAATATGTTCATTATGAAATGAAAATCGAAGCACCAAAAAATTGAAAGGCCTCAAAATAAATCCATCTACCTAGATTAAcctgaagaaaattctaatcgATTTACCCGCTTTCTATAAACAAGTGTGAGTTTTTTTagtatttaaatttaactttaaataaagtCCGATTTGGAAAAGCTAAATCCTACATACTTTTGAACGAAAGGAAAATATATACTCGCGGGATCAATGCAAAAAACTTTTGTTTGATAAATCAGTTCAAACACTTACAGTTGGCCACATGCCCTTTGATCAAATTAattcttatatatacatatttaacggttaaaacttttaatagatTATTGAGCTAAATGTCGTGACTTTTGGATTTACTTAGCAAGTTAGCATAGCTAGCTAGTGAcctatatattatacaaatgaGTTAATTGCATCATACTTTTCACAAAATGTAATATATAGGGTTAAGCGCACATTTACTAATCATATTGTCATAGTAGTCTAtctatatgtttgtttgtttttttaaacagTCAACAAACAAGATCGTTCAGGTATTTCGCATAAAGTGACATATTCACGAAAGATCACGTACTGTTTAGCTGGCCAATCCAGGTGTATAGAATTCTTAATCATGCATCCCAAGTTACTTCAGATCTgagaaaaacatgattttctatCCGGTCGTTACAAACACGAAAATAAACTATTGGTAAAACCACTTAATTACTTcaactatgtatatatagatcgaACTCTAGTATATTCAAGAGACTATCCACGAATAGTAGTCCATCTATATGTGATTCCTTATATATACGTATGATGATGGTAATTAGTACCTTATACATTCCAATAAAGCATTAAATACGTACATCTAACCATATACCTAAGATTCAATTTCAAAGCATTTtcgtttttaaaataaatacataatacataCGTACATTACAGAAAGAAATATTCAATCTTGGTTAGACAAAGTTAGGAGAATGTGTATTCCATTTGATGATAAAATGTGTGGACAAGTTAAAAagttacataataataatataataaaaattacaaattccAATTGCACTAAAAAGTTGCCTTTTTCCACTCTTTCCTCACACCACTACTCTTTTTTTCACCTATAAATACACCCTTCATCCTTTCACCACTCTTTCCATGCCATACCCAAGCCCCGCTCTATCTTATCTAAATTCcaccttattttatttttttgacccTTTAATCTCTTGaataaagggtttttttttcttaccaactttcttaaatcaaattcttgattttaatctacTTCTTTTTTTCCATGGCAACAATTGTATGTAAAGGTTTGCAATCTTGCCTTGAGCCACAAGTTATCGAATCTCTCGTTGTTTCAGAAACCCTAGTCCTGGTACCACAACCAGATATTCAAGAAACTAAAAAtgttgaaaagaagaaaaatgggTGGAGTtttttaaaagttcttgataaccaaacaaaaatggattccaaaaataatgataattttgaTCACCAAAACGACGTCGTTTATGTTCATCCAATGACGAAACGCAATGCGTCAGCATTGAGTACTAAAAGCTTGGAAATGTGTACGGAAAGTTTAGGAAGTGAAACGGGTAGTGAAAGTGGTGATGAATTTTGTGTTCTTTCGGTCGAGGAACGCGAGCGGTTGAGAAGCATTCATAGGTCTAAGTATAACCGGAATTTTGACCGGAAAGTACGTCGGAGTGAGTTTCCGCCGCCGTTGACTTCCATCAGTGGGTCTGATGGGTCAGTCAAAGTAAGACATCATAGGGAAGGTGGGAGGTTAGTTATAAAAGCAGTTAGTGTTTCTAACTGTGAGACAAATTTCCAAACTGAACGTATCAATGGAAGACTAAAACTTTCATTGTTGAGGGACtgttttgaaaataatgaaaGTGGAAGGGTAGAAAGTGAAAATTATGAAAAAGGTGGTGAAGTGGAATCCGAGAGTGAATATGAGGTTGTAGACGAGGACGAGAAGGAagaggaaaatgataatgatgatgatgtggcAGTGGCGGATGATGAGGTGGAGGATGGTGGTTGTGGTGGCGAATGGCGGTGGGACATGGACGGAAACCGGTGGCGAATTGCCGGAAAAGGAAAGTTGAAAATGGTTACTAGGTGTAAGGAAGGTGGAAATGGGAACAAAGTATTGACAAATTGGGCTTCATCTTGGGTGgcaatttcttgaaaaataaacataattaaaaataaatattagttattggAATCTTGAGAATTTTTATATTCTcaattgatattatgatttttatgggGTGGTTTTCCTCAATGTTTATGATTGTTTTTGATATCCTATTCATAGGgtatttctaatatatatagttggtaGTTATTATGGTTATTGGAAATCTGAATTATCCTTGGTGTATTCTTTAGATACATTTCTATTAAAatgtatatgcatatttcctttatattaaaaaaatagttctAATTTTCATTAATCTTCTATAAACATGTTCGATGGACTACAATTAAGTTTGAAATTTTAATACCATCATATGCTAAATTAAAGAGAAATTAATTTCTTCACCGCTAGCTAGTTCATGTGCATGCACTAACATATAGTAAACGGTAAAGTTTAATTACTAACTAATTTGGCTATGCAAATTCTAATTAACAAGACATAAAGACATAATTTGTACTATGATTTGCAACATTGTAATAAATGTATCATAAAATAAACATGTTCAATGGATTTGTATTATGGTGGAattaccaaaaattaaaaaaagaatagagACATGTCTTTAAACTTGTTCCATTCAATTTCCACAAATAGGCGGTACCATTGCATGTGTGAAACTACTAGGAAGCTTCCAATTTTTGTAGTCGTTTTCATATCATCTGTCCGTACAGCTTCGATTAACAAGACAAGCACATGTATGTCTTTTGTGTTGGAAATTACAGAATAttctctttattttatatatgtacgtGTAGATATTTATTTGCATATAATTAAACTTTGTTATAGTATTTGTTTGTAAACTTTTGTTAGTGTTTTCTCCATGTATCTTGATATAGATTTTGGTCATAAACCTTGCTAAAATGTTGTGATTTATGAGAAATACGTGTGctgaatataaatttttatgcattttgttaattatattCAATTATAACAAAAGTTTAAGATATTTGAAGTGaataacaaaattttacaaacaaatataacaaagtttaattataagcAAATGAATAAAACAAGATATTTGAactgtatttttattttctttagtcTGCACTTAGTTTTAAGTTAAATCATGAATTCTCGATAAATGTTACTATCTCCATCCTATTTAAAATGTCATAATTTTACATAAGTCTTTTTCCTTTAACTTTTATCATaaatatcttatcttaatcttaatatatactaaaatgcaACTGACCTAACctcaattaaccaatcacaacattcaatttatcaaaattaattaaatcaacacatgtctaaattaatttatactttttggtttttcatcaccaatttacaattgaaccaaatttaaatatacttaatttacactttttcgTTTTCTAGGTTTCGGATATAGCACGTCCCCTTTCTTTTTgaccaaatttaaaaatatttaatactttattgcataatatcttatctaattgtaatcaaactaattaGGGGGTGCCTGGTTGGAGGATTTTGGGGGTAAGGTATGGGAAAGGCAATGAAAAAATATGTCTGGTTGTACAAGGTAAAGGTATTGAATACCTAGTAGTGAGTAAAGAGGCATTACCTAACAATTTGAGGGGTAAGGTAATCATTACTTTTCGGGCTTTTTATCTGGAAAGTACctaaacttgtcactttttactttattgaggtTCAAACAAAATTCTGTCCTATTGTGGGGAAAAAAAACCGGCTAAACCAACTATATTAGACCCGATACACGGTAGCCGGTAATTTTGAATTTCGAAATACAATTTCCTTTTAATTAATGCCAGGTGGATGCCACGTTTTCGCCAGATCACTTCCCactaatttattttaatcacttcccatatatatacttgtatcgCGATCGTTTTCATATCAGATCCCACCACAACCTTTTTGTCTCCCTCCTGTCTCCCCTTTTGTCTCCcgtcacataaaatcacaaaccctaaaacacataaaatcacaaatccTAATTAAATCACTTATTAATCGTATGTATACAACGTCGTAACTCGAATCGTTGTTGTTTTCATCTACATCAGGTacgtttttttgttttaaaatcacTTACAACTAGATGAAGAACTAGGGTTTTTTGATCGGATTGGGGAAGATACatggatttttttgaaattcgagaaattaatgataaaaaatgtaaataatatttcttttatatgtatttcatcTACATCAGGGTTTTTGTTTTAGAATCTAGGGTTTTAAATCGGATTTGGGAAGATGATGCatggatttttttgaaattcgagaaactaataataaaaaatgtaaataatatttcttttatatgtatggataataatttattaattaatttcattttgttgtCTGTTTTATAGTATGGGTGAACCAGGTTACGAGTTTGATGTTCACTTCGATGGTTCATTTGAATTTCAACCACTGAGGTACACTCATGACattgttttaaatctttttcacCCCTATTTTGGGTTATGATCGACTATTGAGTTGGTTAGAAGAGCGATGTGGTCAGTCTTTCAACAACTTGTATTTCCTACTTCCAGAAAATCAACTTGATGGTGGGTTGGTTAAAATTGATGGTCAGGCAGAAGTCGATATCTTGTTTGATTTAGGGTACTCTTATGGGAAACTGCATATATATTTAGACCATTTCATGGATGACCTAACTCAGTTTTTAGTTGTACCTCCAAAAGCAAATGAAGGGGATGTATCAGATGAGGGTAATGATGTGGATGGTAATTCCATTAGGGTAGAGGATTACTTAATATCTCAGAGTCAACCACCTCAAACTCAACCTAGTCAACCACATACTAACCTTGGTAAACCAAGTCAACCTACTTTACATACTGAAATTGCAGAGGATGCAACACATGTTATTTCTAGTGGTAGTAGTAGTAACACTGCTGAGTCCACTAATAAGTCAGAAGGGGAAGAGGTAACAGGAGGTGAACCCAAAGTGGATGGTGACCCCAAGGTGGATGGTGAACCCAAGGTTGGTGATGATGAGTATTCTACTAGTGATGAGGAATATGAGCCAAATGAGTCTAGTGACAGTGATAGTGATGATGCATTATCTGTTGACTATCTTTCTGAAGGGGAAGATGAATTAAGGGAGTTTAGGTTAATGAGAGCTGCTGCAAAGAAGAACCCCAAGCCTAATAGACAACCTAAACTAGGAGGAAATACAAATGCAGAGATTCCAGAAGTTGTGGCTGAACATGAGGAGTTCATGCAAGAgttaattcaaaaattgaagggggcagatgatgaagatcaggatgttttcaaaaaaattgaGACCCTTGACAAGTGGCCAGTTCATAACCATACAATACATTGGAGACAGAAAAAACCCATAGTAGGAGAAAGATATGTTAATCATCAACAATTTAGGGAGATGATGACATTTTATGCAATTGCAAATGGGTTCAATATTTGGTTTGAGAAGTCAACACAGAAGAAATGTGTTGCCGGATGTGGACAGAGACCACCACAACCACTCAAAGAACCAGAATTAGGAAAACAAAGGAAGCAACATAGGTATCCTGCTGCCAAAAGAGGTGAAGAACCAAAATGTCCATGGAGATGTTATGCACAGAAAATGAGAAGTGAAGATTCATTCCAGATCACATCATTGAAGGATGAGCATACATGTGTGAGGAATTTTAGGTTTGGGTCACTTGTGAACTATAAATGGATAAGGAAAGTTTTTGGTGACAGAATAAGAGTCAATCCTGATATTAAGTTGGTGAATATATCTGATATGGTTATGAAGAAATATAAGTGCATGGTAACTCCCAATCAGACTAGGAAGGCCAAGACTTATGCACTACATGAGTATGAGAAGTCAGGAGGAACATTATGCCATGCTTAGATCATATGCACAACAATTTTTGGAATCCAACCCTGGTTCAACTGTCAAGATTGGTGTAACAAGGGATCCTAATGAGAAGGTCTATTTTGAtagaatgtatgtatgttttgATGCTTTGAAGAAAGGATGGATGCATGGTTGTAGAAAGGTGATTGCACTTGATGGGTGTTTTCTAAAGAAACCTAACCAAGGTGAGTTGTTGAGTGCCATAAGGAGAGATGGTAACAACCATATATATCCTATAGCATGGGCTGTGGTTGGTGTTGAAAATAAAGAGAATTGGAGCTGGTTTTTGGAGCTTTTGGCTGAAGATCTAGACATTGGAGCTGGTTCTGGTATTACTCTAATATCTAATCAACACAAAGTAAATTTGCTATTTAATTTCTGCTATTTAATTTTTGGTATATAATTTCTGCTATTTATATCCTATAGTCTGCTATTTAATTTCTGCTATGTAATTAGGCACTACAAGAAAAAAGGCCTTCAGAGACTGAAAAATCAGTCGTTGTTGATTATTTAGTTACGGAAGCTTAGTCGTAGAAAGTACCAGCCTATAGAAAACAGGAAAATCAGTCTCTATTTTTCAGTCTCTAAAGACCTGTTTTTTTGTAGTGAGGTAATGTAATTATATGTGGCATCATGTCTTAATTAGgttatgtaattatatatagggTCTTATACAAGCAGTTAAGGATGTATTGCCAAATGCTGAGCACAAACAATGTGCAAGACATATATATGACAACTTCAGGAAGTATTACACTGGTGCATATCTGCAAGGGATTTTCTGGGCAGCATCTAAAGCTTCATACCCACAACTGTTTGATAGGATTATGAAGAAGATAAGAGATGCTAATCCTGCTGCACATCAGTACTTGGTTGACAAAGACCCAAAAACATGGTCAAGG is drawn from Erigeron canadensis isolate Cc75 chromosome 9, C_canadensis_v1, whole genome shotgun sequence and contains these coding sequences:
- the LOC122581819 gene encoding protein FANTASTIC FOUR 1-like gives rise to the protein MATIVCKGLQSCLEPQVIESLVVSETLVLVPQPDIQETKNVEKKKNGWSFLKVLDNQTKMDSKNNDNFDHQNDVVYVHPMTKRNASALSTKSLEMCTESLGSETGSESGDEFCVLSVEERERLRSIHRSKYNRNFDRKVRRSEFPPPLTSISGSDGSVKVRHHREGGRLVIKAVSVSNCETNFQTERINGRLKLSLLRDCFENNESGRVESENYEKGGEVESESEYEVVDEDEKEEENDNDDDVAVADDEVEDGGCGGEWRWDMDGNRWRIAGKGKLKMVTRCKEGGNGNKVLTNWASSWVAIS